In one Hippocampus zosterae strain Florida chromosome 10, ASM2543408v3, whole genome shotgun sequence genomic region, the following are encoded:
- the LOC127609345 gene encoding ribonucleoside-diphosphate reductase large subunit: MCQTWLRFPSPQIYRHREFYGSGATSSRAVSWTKTHDTRRQKGSLDSAERTIRSRFVGRPTKPHATKMHVIKRDGRQERVMFDKITSRIQKLCYGLNSDFVDPAQITMKVIQGLYSGVTTVELDTLAAEIAATLTTKHPDYAILAARIAVSNLHKETKKVFSEVMEDLFNYVNPLNRRHSPMISKETLDIVLEHKDRLNSAIIYDRDFSYNFFGFKTLERSYLLKINGKVAERPQHMLMRVAVGIHGARVDAAIETYNLLSERWFTHASPTLFNAGTNRPQLSSCFLLAMKDDSIEGIYDTLKQCALISKSAGGIGVAVSCIRSTGSYIAGTNGNSNGLVPMLRVYNNTARYVDQGGNKRPGAFAMYLEPWHFDIFDFLELKKNTGKEEQRARDLFFGLWIPDLFMKRVESNQDWSLMCPNECPGLDECWGDEFEALYTSYEKEGRVKRVVKAQQVWYAIIESQTETGTPYMLYKDACNRKSNQQNLGTIKCSNLCTEIVEYTSQDEVAVCNLASVALNMYVTPERTYDFKKLAAVTKVIVKNLNRIIDINYYPVPEAQRSNMRHRPIGIGVQGLADAFILMRQPFESPEAQLLNLQIFETIYYAALEASCELAAEHGPYETYPGSPVSKGILQYDMWQRTPTPLWDWALLKEKIAKHGVRNSLLLAPMPTASTAQILGNNESIEAYTSNIYTRRVLSGEFQCVNPHLLKDLTERGLWSEDMKNQLIAHNGSVQDIAEIPDDLKQLYKTVWEISQKTVLKMAADRGAYIDQSQSLNIHIAEPNYGKLTSMHFFGWKQGLKTGMYYLRTKPAANPIQFTLDKEKLKEGSTLTNGTTEKTSEQDSKERNKAAMVCSLENRDECVMCGS, encoded by the exons ATGTGTCAAACCTGGCTTCGCTTTCCATCTCCACAAATATACCGTCACCGGGAGTTTTACGGATCAGGGGCGACTTCTTCCCGCGCTGTCTCCTGGACAAAGACTCACGACACTCGGCGGCAGAAAGGAAGCCTCGACTCCGCGGAAAGGACGATTAGGAGTCGCTTTGTGGGAAGACCAACTAAACCACACGCTACCAAGATGCATGTGATTAAGAGAG ACGGCCGCCAAGAGCGCGTCATGTTCGATAAAATCACCTCGCGCATTCAGAAGCTCTGCTATGGCCTCAACTCGGACTTCGTGGACCCGGCTCAGATCACCATGAAGGTGATCCAGGGCCTGTACAGTGGTGTGACCACGGTGGAGCTGGATACACTGGCGGCCGAGATCGCCGCAACGCTCACCACCAAGCACCCCGACTACGCCATCTTGGCAGCTCGCATCGCGGTCTCCAACCTGCACAAGGAGACCAAGAAGGTGTTCAGCGAAGTCATGGAGGACCTTTTCAACTACGTCAACCCGCTCAATCGCCGTCATTCGCCTATGATCTCCAAGGAGACGCTGGACATTGTCCTGGAGCACAAGGACCGCCTGAACTCGGCCATCATCTACGACCGCGACTTCTCCTACAATTTCTTTGGCTTCAAGACCCTGGAGCGCTCGTACCTGCTCAAGATCAACGGCAAGGTGGCAGAGCGCCCGCAGCACATGCTGATGCGGGTGGCGGTGGGCATCCACGGCGCGCGCGTGgacgccgccattgagacgtACAACCTGCTGTCAGAGAGATGGTTCACGCACGCCTCGCCCACTCTTTTCAACGCCGGCACCAACCGGCCACAGTTGTCCAGCTGCTTCCTGCTAGCCATGAAGGACGACAGCATCGAGGGCATCTACGACACGCTCAAGCAGTGTGCCCTCATCTCCAAATCGGCAGGCGGCATCGGCGTGGCGGTCAGCTGCATCCGTTCCACTGGCAGCTACATCGCCGGCACCAATGGCAACTCCAACGGCCTGGTGCCCATGCTGCGCGTCTACAACAACACGGCGCGCTACGTGGACCAGGGAGGCAACAAGCGGCCCGGCGCCTTCGCCATGTACCTGGAGCCGTGGCACTTTGACATTTTCGACTTCCTGGAGCTGAAGAAGAACACAGGCAAAGAGGAGCAGCGCGCCCGTGACCTGTTCTTCGGTCTCTGGATCCCAGATCTGTTCATGAAGAGGGTAGAGAGCAACCAGGACTGGTCGCTCATGTGTCCAAATGAGTGCCCTGGCCTGGATGAGTGCTGGGGTGATGAGTTTGAGGCTTTGTACACAAGCTATGAGAAGGAGGGCCGGGTCAAGCGGGTGGTGAAAGCCCAGCAGGTGTGGTACGCCATCATCGAGTCTCAGACGGAGACGGGCACGCCGTACATGCTCTACAAGGATGCATGCAATCGCAAGAGCAACCAGCAGAACCTGGGCACCATCAAGTGCAGCAACCTGTGCACAGAGATCGTCGAATACACCAGCCAGGACGAGGTGGCCGTGTGCAACCTAGCCTCCGTGGCGCTCAACATGTACGTCACCCCAGAGCGCACGTACGACTTCAAGAAGCTGGCGGCAGTCACCAAAGTCATCGTCAAGAACCTCAACAGGATCATCGACATCAACTACTACCCGGTGCCTGAGGCGCAGCGTTCCAACATGCGTCACCGGCCCATTGGCATCGGCGTCCAGGGGCTGGCCGACGCCTTCATTCTCATGCGGCAGCCCTTTGAGAGCCCCGAGGCGCAACTACTCAATCTCCAGATCTTTGAGACCATCTACTACGCTGCACTGGAGGCCAGCTGCGAGTTGGCCGCCGAGCACGGCCCCTACGAGACGTACCCGGGCTCTCCTGTCAGCAAAGGGATCCTCCAGTACGACATGTGGCAGCGGACACCCACGCCGCTGTGGGACTGGGCGTTACTCAAAGAGAAGATCGCCAAGCACGGTGTGAGAAACAGCCTGCTGCTGGCGCCCATGCCCACCGCCTCCACTGCGCAGATCCTTGGCAACAACGAGTCCATTGAGGCGTACACCAGCAACATATACACACGCAGGGTGCTCTCCGGCGAGTTCCAGTGCGTCAACCCGCACCTCCTCAAGGATCTCACTGAGAGGGGGCTATGGAGCGAGGACATGAAGAACCAGCTAATTGCTCACAATGGATCTGTACAG GACATCGCAGAAATCCCAGATGACCTTAAGCAGCTATACAAGACTGTGTGGGAGATTTCCCAGAAGACAGTGCTTAAGATGGCCGCCGACCGAGGTGCCTACATCGACCAGAGCCAGTCTCTAAACATCCACATCGCAGAGCCCAATTACGGCAAACTGACCAGCATGCACTTCTTTGGCTGGAAGCAG GGTCTGAAGACAGGCATGTACTACCTGCGCACCAAGCCTGCCGCCAACCCCATCCAGTTCACACTGGACAAGGAGAAGCTCAAGGAGGGGTCTACCTTGACCAACGGCACTACGGAGAAAACCTCAGAGCAAGACTCCAAGGAGCGCAACAAGGCTGCCATGGTGTGCTCCTTGGAAAACAGAGACGAGTGCGTCATGTGCGGCTCTTGA